One Stigmatopora argus isolate UIUO_Sarg chromosome 12, RoL_Sarg_1.0, whole genome shotgun sequence genomic window carries:
- the blvra gene encoding biliverdin reductase A isoform X2 — protein sequence MFGAVVVGIGTAGWVRIRDILAPHQGSSAEKLTVKGFISRRSLDSQQGVSQLSVEEALKRKDIDVAFVCTENSAHEENVRTFLQAGKHVCVEYPMALNYKTAVELWNLAQEKGLILHEEHIELYSEDYKQLKKEVKGKTLLEGTLHFTGGVLKPGFGFMAFSGIARLTWLVDLFGQLAVTAATLEEDISKNYSKMTAKMLTADQKPLTWIEERGPGLQRVKNINFQFESGSLTEIPPSPRGAVGLFMQDLIHFSSKLMGQVSQEDIQKEKMRILHCSELADKIQQLCDR from the exons GTTTGGAGCTGTGGTGGTGGGCATTGGGACAGCAGGTTGGGTGAGGATCAGAGACATACTGGCTCCACATCAGGGCAGTTCTGCTGAGAAACTCACTGTTAAAGGATTCATCTCCAG GAGAAGTTTGGACAGTCAGCAAGGAGTTAGTCAGCTTTCCGTAGAAGAGGCTCTCAAAAGAAAAGACATTGACGTAGCGTTCGTCTGCACTGAGAACTCCGCACATGAGGAAAATGTCAG AACTTTTCTGCAGGCAGGGAAACATGTCTGTGTGGAGTATCCCATGGCTCTAAACTACAAAACTGCTGTGGAGCTTTGGAACTTGGCCCAGGAGAAAG gGTTGATTCTTCATGAGGAGCACATAGAACTTTATTCAGAAGATTACAAACAGCTGAAGAAGGAGGTCAAAGGGAAAACCTTGCTAGAAGGAACTCTTCACTTTACAG GTGGAGTTCTGAAGCCTGGATTCGGTTTCATGGCCTTTAGTGGCATTGCGCGCCTCACTTGGTTAGTTGACTTGTTTGGCCAGCTTGCTGTAACTGCAGCAACACTGGAGGAGGACATTAGCAAAAACTACAGCAAGATGACGGCAAAGATGCTAACTGCTGACCAAAA ACCACTGACATGGATTGAGGAACGAGGACCAGGCCTTCAGAGAGTCAAAAATATCAACTTTCAATTTGAGTCTGGATCACTAACTGAAATCCCGCCATCACCCAGAGGGGCTGTGGGCCTTTTCATGCAAGATTTGATACATTTCTCCTCCAAGCTGATGGGCCAAGTGAGCCAAGAGGACATTCAGAAAGAGAAAATGAGGATCCTACACTGCTCTGAACTGGCAGACAAAATACAGCAACTCTGTGACCGTTAA
- the tgs1 gene encoding trimethylguanosine synthase isoform X3, which yields MASMGLPIAFASSSSQSKAEKQFNKQFSTYQKEYHEEDEDLQFTSKVCTDISDPPEEGLRTETLGEGTETLPTNDDGWETYWAQQGEALLWKSWVEKHADDLHDSQCVNAPWDDPDTKAAWDQHAADMYYYFWEQYSYWAAQGWTIDSSYDENTEGKTVAEPMDGGVEKQSGERLDSKTDDVEVLNGLLEARCSVQSHGKISDDIAEFAEKQLEYVCSSCPSDGGHHDEQSDVSSKEDRTQHTDNSQQTSGSHNTLPSSTNRVSNGEDDGDDENPLRGRPHKIKRSHEFDVEENPRLTCDESWSKLGLKHNPESLFDSVFNFKPSSSQKRQMRWCSKRPERDVNKHIRFSDIEEDQTQPQCTSTIQKVQNFLEKIQNEARLTSEQEGTEGSIQSEQTPSTSVSTETIEKNIAHGLSETINEETSGLLDPEKNEAPQIQHREEPNRRLECLEIPDFLLPDRNASNLEAKNPAKKPKKKNKRWRKQPIPEDMAAEPGLAKYWAQRYRLFSRFDDGIKLDREGWFSVTPEKIAEHIALRVESSFSNTQLIIDAFCGVGGNAIQFALMGKRVLAIDIDPVRLDLARHNASVYGVAHQIDFLQGDFLQLAPHLCGDVVFLSPPWGGPDYLTAEVFDIKTMMDPDGFQIFHLAKQISDNIVYFLPRNADMDQIATLAGPGGKVEVEQNFLNNKLKTLTAYFGSLIKSDT from the exons ATGGCCAGCATGGGTCTACCAATTGCTTTTGCCAGCTCATCCAGCCAGTCTAAAGCG GAGAAACAATTCAACAAACAATTTAGTACATATCAGAAGGAATATCATGAGGAAGATGAAGATTTACAGTTTACCAGTAAAG TTTGTACAGATATCAGTGATCCCCCGGAGGAAGGCCTCAGGACAGAGACACTGGGTGAAGGGACAGAAACCCTGCCTACCAATGATGATGGCTGGGAGACATACTGGG CTCAGCAAGGTGAAGCACTTCTGTGGAAGAGCTGGGTGGAAAAACATGCTGATGATTTGCACGATTCCCAATGCGTGAACGCCCCATGGGACGACCCCGACACAAAGGCTGCCTGGGATCAACACGCTGCAGACATGTACTATTACTTTTGGGAGCAATATTCATACTGGGCAGCACAGGGGTGGACCATCGACTCATCTTACGACGAGAACACCGAGGGAAAAACTGTAGCCGAGCCGATGGATGGCGGGGTGGAGAAACAGTCAGGGGAAAGGCTGGATTCGAAGACGGATGATGTTGAAGTTTTAAATGGTCTCCTTGAAGCAAGGTGCAGTGTACAATCACATGGGAAAATTTCAGATGATATTGCTGagtttgcagaaaaacagctaGAATACGTCTGCAGTTCTTGTCCATCTGATGGAGGACACCATGACGAGCAATCTGATGTTTCCTCAAAAGAAGACAGAACACAGCACACAG ATAATTCCCAACAGACTTCTGGCAGCCACAACACACTTCCGAGCTCCACAAATCGTGTATCAAATGGGgaagatgatggtgatgatgaaaATCCCTTGAGAGGCAGACCCCATAAAATAAAACGCAG TCATGAATTTGATGTGGAGGAGAACCCACGTCTAACATGCGATGAATCTTGGAGCAAACTTGGACTCAAACACAATCCAGAATCTTT GTTCGACAGTGTTTTTAACTTTAAACCCAGTTCAAGTCAGAAGCGTCAGATGCGGTGGTGTTCCAAGAGACCTGAACGTGATGTCAACAAACATATTAGATTCAGCGACATAGAAGAAGATCAAACACAGCCACAGTGCACCAGCACCATTCAAAAG GTCCAAAACTTCCTTGAGAAGATTCAGAATGAGGCACGTTTGACGAGTGAGCAGGAAGGGACTGAAGGGAGCATTCAGTCAGAGCAAACCCCATCTACTTCAGTTTCAACAGAAACTATTGAAAAGAACATTGCACATGGCCTTAGTGAAACAATAAATGAAGAAACTTCTGGTTTGTTGGACCCTGAGAAAAATGAAGCTCCTCAGATCCAGCACAGGGAAGAACCCAATAGGCGGCTTGAATGTCTGGAAATCCCAGACTTTCTCTTACCTGACAGAAATGCAAGTAATCTTG AGGCGAAGAATCCTGCGAAGAAGCCTAAGAAGAAGAATAAACGATGGAGGAAGCAGCCAATACCAGAAGACATGGCAGCAGAACCAGGCCTGGCCAAATACTGGGCTCAGCGCTATAGACTCTTCTCTCGCTTTGATGATGGAATCAAATTGGATAGAG AGGGCTGGTTTTCTGTAACACCAGAGAAGATTGCCGAGCACATCGCCCTCAGAGTAGAGTCAAGCTTTTCCAACACCCAACTGATCATCGATGCATTCTGTGGCGTTGGAGGAAACGCCATCCAATTTGCACTCATGGGAAAAAGAG TCCTGGCTATCGATATCGACCCAGTACGTTTGGACTTGGCACGCCACAATGCTTCTGTCTATGGCGTTGCCCATCAAATTGACTTCCTGCAAGGGGACTTCCTTCAACTGGCGCCTCATCTCTGTGGTGATGTCGTGTTTTTGTCCCCTCCTTGGGGAGGACCGGATTACCTGACTGCTGAGGTGTTTGACATTAAGACCATGATGGACCCAGATGG ATTTCAGATTTTCCATTTGGCCAAACAAATCTCAGACAACATTGTGTACTTCCTGCCTCGCAACGCAGACATGGACCAG ATTGCCACACTGGCTGGCCCAGGAGGGAAAGTGGAGGTAGAGCAAAATTTCCTCAATAATAAGCTGAAAACCTTAACTGCTTACTTTGGCAGTTTGATCAAGTCAGACACATAA
- the tgs1 gene encoding trimethylguanosine synthase isoform X1: MRSRRRPDFVMMLEKNTVTILADIFFSRKDTSEEIIHCCCSRAFVHDRELYRSDNRLFSIDKPDDAICEVENAEEVDEEEEEFLDEESQLMASMGLPIAFASSSSQSKAEKQFNKQFSTYQKEYHEEDEDLQFTSKVCTDISDPPEEGLRTETLGEGTETLPTNDDGWETYWAQQGEALLWKSWVEKHADDLHDSQCVNAPWDDPDTKAAWDQHAADMYYYFWEQYSYWAAQGWTIDSSYDENTEGKTVAEPMDGGVEKQSGERLDSKTDDVEVLNGLLEARCSVQSHGKISDDIAEFAEKQLEYVCSSCPSDGGHHDEQSDVSSKEDRTQHTDNSQQTSGSHNTLPSSTNRVSNGEDDGDDENPLRGRPHKIKRSHEFDVEENPRLTCDESWSKLGLKHNPESLFDSVFNFKPSSSQKRQMRWCSKRPERDVNKHIRFSDIEEDQTQPQCTSTIQKVQNFLEKIQNEARLTSEQEGTEGSIQSEQTPSTSVSTETIEKNIAHGLSETINEETSGLLDPEKNEAPQIQHREEPNRRLECLEIPDFLLPDRNASNLEAKNPAKKPKKKNKRWRKQPIPEDMAAEPGLAKYWAQRYRLFSRFDDGIKLDREGWFSVTPEKIAEHIALRVESSFSNTQLIIDAFCGVGGNAIQFALMGKRVLAIDIDPVRLDLARHNASVYGVAHQIDFLQGDFLQLAPHLCGDVVFLSPPWGGPDYLTAEVFDIKTMMDPDGFQIFHLAKQISDNIVYFLPRNADMDQIATLAGPGGKVEVEQNFLNNKLKTLTAYFGSLIKSDT, encoded by the exons ATGAGGTCGCGTAGACGACCAGATTTTGTCATGatgctggaaaaaaatacagtgacaATTTTGGCTGACATATTTTTCAGTAGAAAAGACACATCCGAAGAAATCATTCATTGTTGCTGTTCCAGAGCCTTCGTACA TGATCGGGAGCTTTATCGGTCGGATAATAGACTTTTCTCAATTGACAAGCCAGATGATGCAATCTGTG AAGTAGAAAATGCGGAGGAGGTTgatgaggaagaagaagaatttTTAGATGAAGAATCTCAGCTGATGGCCAGCATGGGTCTACCAATTGCTTTTGCCAGCTCATCCAGCCAGTCTAAAGCG GAGAAACAATTCAACAAACAATTTAGTACATATCAGAAGGAATATCATGAGGAAGATGAAGATTTACAGTTTACCAGTAAAG TTTGTACAGATATCAGTGATCCCCCGGAGGAAGGCCTCAGGACAGAGACACTGGGTGAAGGGACAGAAACCCTGCCTACCAATGATGATGGCTGGGAGACATACTGGG CTCAGCAAGGTGAAGCACTTCTGTGGAAGAGCTGGGTGGAAAAACATGCTGATGATTTGCACGATTCCCAATGCGTGAACGCCCCATGGGACGACCCCGACACAAAGGCTGCCTGGGATCAACACGCTGCAGACATGTACTATTACTTTTGGGAGCAATATTCATACTGGGCAGCACAGGGGTGGACCATCGACTCATCTTACGACGAGAACACCGAGGGAAAAACTGTAGCCGAGCCGATGGATGGCGGGGTGGAGAAACAGTCAGGGGAAAGGCTGGATTCGAAGACGGATGATGTTGAAGTTTTAAATGGTCTCCTTGAAGCAAGGTGCAGTGTACAATCACATGGGAAAATTTCAGATGATATTGCTGagtttgcagaaaaacagctaGAATACGTCTGCAGTTCTTGTCCATCTGATGGAGGACACCATGACGAGCAATCTGATGTTTCCTCAAAAGAAGACAGAACACAGCACACAG ATAATTCCCAACAGACTTCTGGCAGCCACAACACACTTCCGAGCTCCACAAATCGTGTATCAAATGGGgaagatgatggtgatgatgaaaATCCCTTGAGAGGCAGACCCCATAAAATAAAACGCAG TCATGAATTTGATGTGGAGGAGAACCCACGTCTAACATGCGATGAATCTTGGAGCAAACTTGGACTCAAACACAATCCAGAATCTTT GTTCGACAGTGTTTTTAACTTTAAACCCAGTTCAAGTCAGAAGCGTCAGATGCGGTGGTGTTCCAAGAGACCTGAACGTGATGTCAACAAACATATTAGATTCAGCGACATAGAAGAAGATCAAACACAGCCACAGTGCACCAGCACCATTCAAAAG GTCCAAAACTTCCTTGAGAAGATTCAGAATGAGGCACGTTTGACGAGTGAGCAGGAAGGGACTGAAGGGAGCATTCAGTCAGAGCAAACCCCATCTACTTCAGTTTCAACAGAAACTATTGAAAAGAACATTGCACATGGCCTTAGTGAAACAATAAATGAAGAAACTTCTGGTTTGTTGGACCCTGAGAAAAATGAAGCTCCTCAGATCCAGCACAGGGAAGAACCCAATAGGCGGCTTGAATGTCTGGAAATCCCAGACTTTCTCTTACCTGACAGAAATGCAAGTAATCTTG AGGCGAAGAATCCTGCGAAGAAGCCTAAGAAGAAGAATAAACGATGGAGGAAGCAGCCAATACCAGAAGACATGGCAGCAGAACCAGGCCTGGCCAAATACTGGGCTCAGCGCTATAGACTCTTCTCTCGCTTTGATGATGGAATCAAATTGGATAGAG AGGGCTGGTTTTCTGTAACACCAGAGAAGATTGCCGAGCACATCGCCCTCAGAGTAGAGTCAAGCTTTTCCAACACCCAACTGATCATCGATGCATTCTGTGGCGTTGGAGGAAACGCCATCCAATTTGCACTCATGGGAAAAAGAG TCCTGGCTATCGATATCGACCCAGTACGTTTGGACTTGGCACGCCACAATGCTTCTGTCTATGGCGTTGCCCATCAAATTGACTTCCTGCAAGGGGACTTCCTTCAACTGGCGCCTCATCTCTGTGGTGATGTCGTGTTTTTGTCCCCTCCTTGGGGAGGACCGGATTACCTGACTGCTGAGGTGTTTGACATTAAGACCATGATGGACCCAGATGG ATTTCAGATTTTCCATTTGGCCAAACAAATCTCAGACAACATTGTGTACTTCCTGCCTCGCAACGCAGACATGGACCAG ATTGCCACACTGGCTGGCCCAGGAGGGAAAGTGGAGGTAGAGCAAAATTTCCTCAATAATAAGCTGAAAACCTTAACTGCTTACTTTGGCAGTTTGATCAAGTCAGACACATAA
- the tmem68 gene encoding DGAT1/2-independent enzyme synthesizing storage lipids encodes MSLQREDAAMVCVFHTWEEWLGLGQVEDYLSVLEYLLWVFTPLAIVFILPFLIVILLYLSILFLHVYKRKNQLREAYCNNLWDGARKTLATLWDGHGAIWHGYEIHGMDKIPDKGPALIVYYHGAIPIDYYYFLANVIIQKGRTCHSVADHLLFKIPGFKLLLEVFSVIHGPQEECVQALKNGHLLGISPGGVREALFSDETYTLLWGKRKGFAQVAIDSKVAIIPMFTQNVREGFRSLGTLRFFRWMYETFKLPVAPVYGGFPVKFRTFLGDPIPYDPNITASELAEKVKQAVQSLVDKHQQIPGNVLRALLERFHSKYKAD; translated from the exons ATGTCTCTACAAAGAGAGGACGCAGCCATG GTTTGTGTTTTTCATACCTGGGAGGAATGGTTGGGTCTTGGTCAGGTGGAGGATTACTTAAGTGTTTTGGAATACTTATTGTGGGTCTTCACACCTCTAGCAATCGTCTTTATCCTGCCTTTTCTCATCGTCATACTCTTGTATCTCTCGATACTTTTTCTTCATGTCTACAAG AGGAAAAACCAGTTGAGGGAGGCTTACTGCAACAACCTTTGGGATGGAGCCAGAAAGACTCTGGCAACACTATGGGATGGACATGGAGCTATATGGCACG GATATGAAATCCACGGGATGGACAAGATCCCCGACAAAGGACCAGCACTTATAGTGTACTATCATGGAGCCATTCCCAttgactactactattttttAGCCAATGTTATTATTCAAAAAGGACGAACCTGCCACTCAGTCGCTGACCACTTGCTTTTCAAAATACCAG GTTTCAAATTACTTTTGGAGGTATTCAGCGTGATTCATGGTCCCCAGGAAGAGTGTGTGCAGGCACTGAAGAATGGCCACCTGTTGGGGATCTCGCCTGGAGGTGTGAGGGAAGCTTTGTTCAGTGACGAGACTTACACTCTTCTTTGGGGAAAACGCAAAGGCTTCGCTCAGGTTGCCATTGATTCTAAGGTG GCCATAATTCCAATGTTTACCCAAAATGTTCGAGAAGGCTTCCGATCTTTGGGAACTCTGA GATTCTTCCGTTGGATGTATGAAACCTTTAAGCTTCCTGTGGCTCCTGTTTATGGTGGATTCCCTGTAAAATTCCGGACATTCCTTGGTGATCCAATCCCATATGATCCAAACATAACTGCTTCAGAGTTGGCAGAAAAA GTAAAACAAGCTGTCCAGTCCCTGGTAGACAAGCACCAGCAAATCCCCGGGAACGTTCTGAGAGCACTTTTAGAGAGATTCCACTCCAAATACAAAGCTGACTAG
- the tgs1 gene encoding trimethylguanosine synthase isoform X2, protein MRSRRRPDFVMMLEKNTVTILADIFFSRKDTSEEIIHCCCSRAFVHDRELYRSDNRLFSIDKPDDAICEVENAEEVDEEEEEFLDEESQLMASMGLPIAFASSSSQSKAEKQFNKQFSTYQKEYHEEDEDLQFTSKVCTDISDPPEEGLRTETLGEGTETLPTNDDGWETYWAQQGEALLWKSWVEKHADDLHDSQCVNAPWDDPDTKAAWDQHAADMYYYFWEQYSYWAAQGWTIDSSYDENTEGKTVAEPMDGGVEKQSGERLDSKTDDVEVLNGLLEASSCPSDGGHHDEQSDVSSKEDRTQHTDNSQQTSGSHNTLPSSTNRVSNGEDDGDDENPLRGRPHKIKRSHEFDVEENPRLTCDESWSKLGLKHNPESLFDSVFNFKPSSSQKRQMRWCSKRPERDVNKHIRFSDIEEDQTQPQCTSTIQKVQNFLEKIQNEARLTSEQEGTEGSIQSEQTPSTSVSTETIEKNIAHGLSETINEETSGLLDPEKNEAPQIQHREEPNRRLECLEIPDFLLPDRNASNLEAKNPAKKPKKKNKRWRKQPIPEDMAAEPGLAKYWAQRYRLFSRFDDGIKLDREGWFSVTPEKIAEHIALRVESSFSNTQLIIDAFCGVGGNAIQFALMGKRVLAIDIDPVRLDLARHNASVYGVAHQIDFLQGDFLQLAPHLCGDVVFLSPPWGGPDYLTAEVFDIKTMMDPDGFQIFHLAKQISDNIVYFLPRNADMDQIATLAGPGGKVEVEQNFLNNKLKTLTAYFGSLIKSDT, encoded by the exons ATGAGGTCGCGTAGACGACCAGATTTTGTCATGatgctggaaaaaaatacagtgacaATTTTGGCTGACATATTTTTCAGTAGAAAAGACACATCCGAAGAAATCATTCATTGTTGCTGTTCCAGAGCCTTCGTACA TGATCGGGAGCTTTATCGGTCGGATAATAGACTTTTCTCAATTGACAAGCCAGATGATGCAATCTGTG AAGTAGAAAATGCGGAGGAGGTTgatgaggaagaagaagaatttTTAGATGAAGAATCTCAGCTGATGGCCAGCATGGGTCTACCAATTGCTTTTGCCAGCTCATCCAGCCAGTCTAAAGCG GAGAAACAATTCAACAAACAATTTAGTACATATCAGAAGGAATATCATGAGGAAGATGAAGATTTACAGTTTACCAGTAAAG TTTGTACAGATATCAGTGATCCCCCGGAGGAAGGCCTCAGGACAGAGACACTGGGTGAAGGGACAGAAACCCTGCCTACCAATGATGATGGCTGGGAGACATACTGGG CTCAGCAAGGTGAAGCACTTCTGTGGAAGAGCTGGGTGGAAAAACATGCTGATGATTTGCACGATTCCCAATGCGTGAACGCCCCATGGGACGACCCCGACACAAAGGCTGCCTGGGATCAACACGCTGCAGACATGTACTATTACTTTTGGGAGCAATATTCATACTGGGCAGCACAGGGGTGGACCATCGACTCATCTTACGACGAGAACACCGAGGGAAAAACTGTAGCCGAGCCGATGGATGGCGGGGTGGAGAAACAGTCAGGGGAAAGGCTGGATTCGAAGACGGATGATGTTGAAGTTTTAAATGGTCTCCTTGAAGCAAG TTCTTGTCCATCTGATGGAGGACACCATGACGAGCAATCTGATGTTTCCTCAAAAGAAGACAGAACACAGCACACAG ATAATTCCCAACAGACTTCTGGCAGCCACAACACACTTCCGAGCTCCACAAATCGTGTATCAAATGGGgaagatgatggtgatgatgaaaATCCCTTGAGAGGCAGACCCCATAAAATAAAACGCAG TCATGAATTTGATGTGGAGGAGAACCCACGTCTAACATGCGATGAATCTTGGAGCAAACTTGGACTCAAACACAATCCAGAATCTTT GTTCGACAGTGTTTTTAACTTTAAACCCAGTTCAAGTCAGAAGCGTCAGATGCGGTGGTGTTCCAAGAGACCTGAACGTGATGTCAACAAACATATTAGATTCAGCGACATAGAAGAAGATCAAACACAGCCACAGTGCACCAGCACCATTCAAAAG GTCCAAAACTTCCTTGAGAAGATTCAGAATGAGGCACGTTTGACGAGTGAGCAGGAAGGGACTGAAGGGAGCATTCAGTCAGAGCAAACCCCATCTACTTCAGTTTCAACAGAAACTATTGAAAAGAACATTGCACATGGCCTTAGTGAAACAATAAATGAAGAAACTTCTGGTTTGTTGGACCCTGAGAAAAATGAAGCTCCTCAGATCCAGCACAGGGAAGAACCCAATAGGCGGCTTGAATGTCTGGAAATCCCAGACTTTCTCTTACCTGACAGAAATGCAAGTAATCTTG AGGCGAAGAATCCTGCGAAGAAGCCTAAGAAGAAGAATAAACGATGGAGGAAGCAGCCAATACCAGAAGACATGGCAGCAGAACCAGGCCTGGCCAAATACTGGGCTCAGCGCTATAGACTCTTCTCTCGCTTTGATGATGGAATCAAATTGGATAGAG AGGGCTGGTTTTCTGTAACACCAGAGAAGATTGCCGAGCACATCGCCCTCAGAGTAGAGTCAAGCTTTTCCAACACCCAACTGATCATCGATGCATTCTGTGGCGTTGGAGGAAACGCCATCCAATTTGCACTCATGGGAAAAAGAG TCCTGGCTATCGATATCGACCCAGTACGTTTGGACTTGGCACGCCACAATGCTTCTGTCTATGGCGTTGCCCATCAAATTGACTTCCTGCAAGGGGACTTCCTTCAACTGGCGCCTCATCTCTGTGGTGATGTCGTGTTTTTGTCCCCTCCTTGGGGAGGACCGGATTACCTGACTGCTGAGGTGTTTGACATTAAGACCATGATGGACCCAGATGG ATTTCAGATTTTCCATTTGGCCAAACAAATCTCAGACAACATTGTGTACTTCCTGCCTCGCAACGCAGACATGGACCAG ATTGCCACACTGGCTGGCCCAGGAGGGAAAGTGGAGGTAGAGCAAAATTTCCTCAATAATAAGCTGAAAACCTTAACTGCTTACTTTGGCAGTTTGATCAAGTCAGACACATAA